One part of the Terrimicrobium sacchariphilum genome encodes these proteins:
- a CDS encoding type II secretion system protein: MRRRAFTLIEMMVAIGIIVLLAGLTVPLFSMVKARGESAKCLGNLRGLGVALSAYLAEHDSTMPDLKAGRASRNEDVPVIDNTLNSYVDDQRVFACPADRRYFRDTGTSYYWDSALNGQRLAALNLFGMVSDLGRIPVLVDKEGWHTYSDNKVNHLFADGHATKELRLFTE, encoded by the coding sequence ATGAGACGGCGGGCTTTCACGTTGATCGAGATGATGGTTGCGATCGGGATCATCGTGCTGCTGGCGGGATTGACCGTGCCGCTTTTCTCGATGGTGAAGGCAAGGGGCGAGTCGGCGAAATGTCTCGGCAATCTCCGCGGGCTGGGCGTGGCGCTGAGCGCCTACCTGGCCGAGCATGACTCGACCATGCCGGATCTGAAGGCCGGTCGAGCTTCTCGTAACGAAGACGTACCGGTGATCGACAACACGCTGAACTCCTACGTCGACGACCAGCGGGTTTTCGCCTGTCCCGCGGATCGCCGGTACTTTCGAGACACCGGCACGAGTTACTACTGGGACAGCGCGCTCAATGGCCAGAGGCTCGCGGCGTTGAATCTCTTCGGCATGGTATCGGATCTGGGCCGAATTCCCGTGCTGGTCGACAAGGAGGGCTGGCACACGTACTCGGATAACAAGGTGAACCACCTCTTCGCCGACGGCCACGCGACGAAGGAACTGCGGCTTTTTACGGAGTAA
- a CDS encoding BamA/OMP85 family outer membrane protein, whose translation MRRGLALLSFLVWCAVAMAQQATEFVFEGNETYTRAQLIKALGRYEIDLTPPIEPTTADDAAYFLREFLFEQGLPEADVEYRFAGSTVFFTISEGPKYLLGKMTFSGGEAITAERMEDIFTAEMRQATRNPFGALRYVQSATESAADRIRQALVQDGFLGATVQVKPDFVERMVNVAVTATPGPQSVVDQAVVESSSELPEKIHEIARRAQGGVYHPGQELTIRSQVQDYLKANGYFNAVVTQQTTFDSATGGVRIVIAVQPGGQFRLGTIGVTGNRRTLTTAILQRLGVKAGATYDAATVDAGIRRLWFTGAFSDVDARQTPTSDGTVNMVVKVTETAAKQLTTTLGYGQWQRGFADATYTDRNFLGTLNRFSLRGNISTKNYGIQAALSDPFFLRTPVIATVSGFAQREETPAFQVSQYGGGFNVERQYDQNNLTGWRAGYQWKAVTNTVIYADEANDVLDDYTLGAVSFEQTLDRRNDLLSPTKGYFLNWQGDVASRYLAGEVSFLRLSVQATWYIPFRKITPERPFVPFLILNHRAGLMVPYDNDTTAPIPERFFLGGPDTVRSFQLDGLGPKDQNGYPVGGMAYLLGNAEIQWPIWRALYVAGFVDVGNLSPSLESLSWSYTRVGPGLGARLYTPIGALRVDYGYNLIRKEGDPVGAWQFGFGFTF comes from the coding sequence ATGAGACGCGGGCTGGCACTCCTTTCTTTTCTCGTCTGGTGCGCGGTGGCGATGGCGCAGCAGGCGACGGAGTTTGTCTTTGAGGGAAACGAAACCTACACCCGTGCGCAGTTGATCAAGGCGTTGGGTCGCTACGAGATCGACCTTACGCCGCCGATCGAACCAACCACGGCGGACGACGCGGCGTATTTTTTGCGGGAGTTTCTATTCGAGCAGGGTTTGCCGGAGGCCGATGTGGAGTATCGCTTCGCTGGATCGACGGTGTTTTTCACCATTAGCGAGGGGCCCAAGTACCTGCTGGGAAAGATGACGTTTTCCGGCGGCGAGGCGATCACCGCCGAGCGGATGGAGGATATCTTCACGGCGGAAATGCGGCAGGCGACGCGGAACCCCTTTGGAGCGTTGCGCTATGTGCAGAGCGCGACCGAAAGCGCAGCGGACCGCATCCGGCAGGCGCTGGTGCAGGATGGTTTCCTAGGTGCAACGGTGCAGGTTAAGCCGGACTTTGTGGAGAGAATGGTGAATGTGGCCGTCACCGCGACGCCCGGCCCTCAGTCTGTCGTCGACCAGGCCGTGGTGGAGAGCTCCAGCGAGCTCCCGGAAAAAATTCACGAGATTGCGAGGCGGGCGCAAGGCGGTGTTTATCATCCGGGGCAGGAACTGACGATTCGTTCGCAGGTGCAGGATTATTTAAAAGCCAACGGGTACTTCAACGCGGTCGTGACCCAGCAGACCACCTTCGACTCAGCGACCGGGGGAGTACGCATCGTGATCGCGGTGCAACCGGGCGGCCAGTTTCGCCTGGGGACGATCGGAGTGACGGGCAACCGGCGCACGCTCACTACGGCCATCCTTCAGCGTCTCGGGGTGAAGGCCGGTGCAACCTATGATGCCGCGACGGTGGATGCCGGAATCCGGCGGCTTTGGTTTACGGGAGCCTTCTCCGATGTGGATGCCCGGCAGACGCCGACCTCCGATGGCACGGTCAACATGGTGGTGAAGGTGACGGAAACGGCGGCAAAGCAGCTCACCACCACGCTCGGGTATGGGCAGTGGCAACGCGGATTTGCCGATGCCACCTATACGGACCGCAATTTCCTCGGCACGCTCAACCGATTCTCGCTGCGCGGCAACATCTCGACCAAGAACTACGGCATCCAGGCCGCGCTCTCCGATCCGTTTTTCCTGCGCACGCCGGTCATCGCGACCGTGAGCGGATTTGCCCAGCGCGAGGAGACTCCGGCGTTCCAAGTGAGTCAATACGGAGGCGGTTTCAACGTGGAGCGGCAATATGACCAGAACAACCTTACAGGCTGGCGGGCGGGGTATCAGTGGAAGGCCGTGACCAATACCGTGATCTACGCCGATGAGGCGAACGATGTGCTCGACGACTACACCCTGGGCGCGGTGAGCTTTGAACAGACGCTCGACCGCCGCAACGATCTACTCTCGCCGACCAAGGGGTACTTCCTCAACTGGCAGGGCGATGTCGCGTCGCGCTATCTGGCTGGCGAGGTGTCGTTTCTCCGGCTATCCGTGCAGGCGACCTGGTACATTCCGTTCCGCAAAATCACGCCGGAGCGGCCTTTTGTTCCCTTTCTGATCCTGAACCACCGGGCCGGGCTGATGGTTCCCTACGACAACGACACCACGGCGCCCATTCCCGAGCGTTTTTTCCTTGGTGGACCGGATACCGTCCGGAGCTTCCAGCTTGATGGCCTCGGGCCGAAGGACCAGAACGGCTATCCGGTCGGCGGCATGGCCTACCTGCTCGGCAATGCGGAAATCCAGTGGCCCATCTGGCGCGCGCTGTACGTGGCGGGTTTTGTCGATGTAGGCAACCTTTCTCCCAGCCTGGAGTCGTTATCGTGGAGTTATACGCGAGTCGGGCCGGGGCTCGGAGCGCGGCTCTACACGCCCATCGGGGCGCTGCGCGTGGACTACGGGTACAACCTCATTCGCAAGGAGGGCGATCCGGTCGGCGCGTGGCAGTTCGGATTTGGCTTCACCTTTTGA
- a CDS encoding MlaD family protein: MKSKNFGDWAVALVVVACSVALFAALAMALSGRLITQPGRTLKVYFHDVTGIKVSSNVRYAGAPAGRVAGIRMLSPQERIATGDPRNVVELSLAVDRRVPALPADVEVSVAADTLLADKFILISGGNPSGPELDDKVVLQGITPVTFDRLTRNLDGVIDGIAGILKSSPGDSSDLFDRLQAFIQNAQQALDEARGLITSAKPVVQDASALLTDSRQLITTNRDGITRTVTNLERASVSLDKLTIRATTFINTTETKITPLLSDFRVTAENLKITSTYTRFLLRSLAARPQQLIWGNRRPNELPSPEEILKSAKPLPYNP, translated from the coding sequence ATGAAAAGCAAGAATTTCGGCGATTGGGCGGTCGCATTGGTGGTGGTCGCATGCAGCGTGGCACTTTTCGCCGCGCTTGCCATGGCTTTAAGCGGTCGCCTGATTACACAACCGGGCCGCACCCTGAAGGTTTATTTCCACGATGTCACCGGCATCAAGGTCAGCTCCAATGTCCGTTACGCCGGAGCTCCCGCCGGACGTGTCGCAGGCATTCGCATGCTCTCGCCGCAGGAACGCATCGCCACGGGCGACCCGCGCAATGTCGTGGAGCTTTCCCTCGCCGTTGACCGCCGCGTTCCCGCCTTGCCCGCCGATGTCGAGGTAAGCGTGGCCGCCGATACACTACTGGCGGACAAGTTCATCCTCATCTCGGGAGGCAATCCTTCCGGTCCCGAGCTGGACGACAAGGTTGTCCTGCAGGGCATCACCCCAGTCACCTTTGACCGTCTCACCCGCAATCTGGACGGCGTCATCGACGGCATCGCAGGCATCCTGAAGAGTTCGCCCGGCGACTCGAGCGATCTTTTCGACCGCCTCCAGGCTTTCATTCAGAACGCCCAGCAAGCCCTCGACGAGGCGCGCGGCCTCATCACCTCGGCCAAGCCCGTCGTGCAGGACGCCTCCGCTCTCCTCACCGATTCGCGTCAATTGATCACGACGAACCGCGATGGTATCACCCGCACGGTGACGAATCTCGAGCGCGCCAGCGTATCCCTCGACAAGCTCACCATCCGCGCCACGACCTTCATCAACACGACAGAAACCAAGATCACGCCTCTCCTCTCGGATTTCCGCGTGACCGCCGAGAATCTCAAGATCACCTCGACCTACACACGCTTCCTCCTCCGCAGCCTCGCGGCGCGCCCGCAGCAGCTCATCTGGGGCAACCGGCGCCCGAACGAGCTCCCGAGCCCCGAAGAAATCCTCAAGTCGGCCAAGCCGCTGCCCTACAATCCCTAG
- a CDS encoding ABC transporter permease, translated as MNLFWLQLRGETRKLFARKRTFIGFGAFLVFEIVVLFLLRLPPVQRSLSGAIERMGYDPTQYLSGLTLGLLIVAWTVFLLEALFLALVAGDVVSKEVEDGTLRMMLCRPISRTRILTVKVIVTLLYTIVLTLFVGLTALGVGLLNSGPGGLFVIDPPAGIFAFHDFWPGLARYAIALPLLALSLCTVTLLAFCLSCFNMKPAAATIITLSLLFADVIVRSVPFFEGIRGWFLTTKMSAWIQVFQARVPWETMVESYVFLFAINVTLFIIGWAVFERRDFKS; from the coding sequence ATGAATCTCTTCTGGCTCCAACTGCGCGGGGAAACCCGCAAGCTCTTCGCCCGCAAGCGGACGTTTATCGGTTTCGGCGCGTTTCTCGTTTTTGAAATCGTCGTGCTCTTCCTGCTGCGGCTGCCGCCGGTGCAAAGGTCGCTCTCAGGCGCGATCGAGCGGATGGGGTACGACCCGACGCAATATCTCTCCGGTCTCACGCTGGGCCTGCTCATCGTGGCGTGGACGGTGTTTCTACTCGAGGCGCTGTTTCTGGCGCTGGTCGCGGGCGATGTGGTTAGCAAGGAAGTCGAGGACGGTACGCTGCGCATGATGCTGTGCCGCCCGATCTCCCGCACGCGCATCCTGACGGTCAAGGTGATCGTGACGTTGCTGTACACGATCGTGCTGACGCTCTTCGTGGGGCTCACCGCACTGGGAGTGGGTTTGCTGAACAGTGGCCCGGGAGGCTTGTTCGTGATCGATCCTCCGGCGGGCATCTTTGCCTTTCACGATTTCTGGCCGGGGCTGGCGCGTTACGCGATTGCGCTGCCATTGCTGGCGCTGAGCCTGTGCACGGTGACGCTACTGGCCTTCTGCCTGTCGTGCTTCAACATGAAACCGGCGGCGGCGACGATCATCACGCTGTCGCTGCTCTTTGCCGATGTGATCGTGCGGAGCGTTCCGTTCTTTGAAGGCATCCGTGGATGGTTTCTGACCACCAAGATGTCGGCCTGGATCCAGGTCTTCCAGGCGCGGGTGCCATGGGAGACGATGGTGGAGAGCTACGTGTTTCTCTTTGCCATCAATGTCACGCTCTTCATCATCGGCTGGGCGGTCTTTGAGCGACGGGACTTCAAGTCGTGA
- a CDS encoding ABC transporter ATP-binding protein, with the protein MVRLERLSKSWRGRKALDSLSLEIAKGEIFGLLGHNGAGKSTTFGMMLGHVHPDEGDAFIAGHSVTQDRPRALEKVGAIFETPSFYDYMSGWQNLRFFVSLSGAVSRERMQDVLRLVGLEKRINDPVRTYSHGMRQRLALAQALLPDPDFILLDEPTEGLDPQGIREMREMILRLRDEHGLTILLSSHLLSEVEQLCDRVAILHQGRLMYCGNWRDARPEWELEVDAWDAADRVLAALKVVRTDSHVALPDGLEIADVVDALVRGGVRVSRVQPFERTLESFYLERTTG; encoded by the coding sequence GTGGTCCGGCTCGAACGTCTTTCCAAATCCTGGCGCGGGCGCAAGGCGCTCGATTCGCTCTCGCTCGAGATCGCAAAGGGCGAGATTTTCGGCCTGCTCGGGCACAACGGCGCGGGCAAGAGCACGACCTTCGGCATGATGCTCGGGCATGTGCATCCCGACGAGGGCGATGCCTTTATCGCCGGGCACTCGGTGACGCAGGACCGCCCGCGCGCGCTGGAAAAGGTCGGGGCGATTTTTGAGACGCCGTCGTTCTACGATTACATGAGCGGCTGGCAGAACCTGCGGTTCTTCGTTTCGCTGAGCGGAGCGGTAAGCCGGGAGCGCATGCAGGATGTGCTGCGGCTGGTGGGCTTGGAGAAACGCATAAATGATCCCGTGCGCACCTATAGCCACGGCATGCGGCAGCGGCTCGCCCTCGCGCAGGCCTTGCTGCCCGATCCCGATTTTATCCTGCTCGATGAACCGACCGAGGGACTCGATCCGCAGGGCATTCGCGAAATGCGCGAGATGATCCTGCGGCTGCGCGACGAACATGGGCTGACGATCCTGCTTTCCTCGCACCTGCTTTCGGAGGTTGAGCAGCTGTGCGATCGCGTCGCCATCCTCCACCAGGGGCGGTTGATGTATTGCGGCAACTGGCGTGATGCACGACCGGAGTGGGAACTGGAAGTCGATGCGTGGGATGCGGCGGACCGTGTTCTTGCGGCGCTCAAGGTCGTTCGCACGGATTCCCACGTGGCATTGCCAGACGGGCTGGAGATCGCGGATGTGGTCGATGCGCTGGTGCGCGGCGGCGTGCGGGTGAGCCGGGTGCAACCGTTCGAGCGCACACTGGAAAGTTTTTACCTGGAGCGTACGACAGGATGA
- a CDS encoding translocation/assembly module TamB domain-containing protein, giving the protein MTGEPCPRVRLSRWRRLLVALAIMALLAFVFHPLLLGVALREGLRHVIGMAWWKITIGEVQVAAGRPVVLTDVHIYADDPKRSGTDVRVQRLQVDFSNLWSVWKGRQRLIGLAEIQGIQGSFDLRPTALPPPPHIPDLTTEELRLQAETILKFLPHEVRLRQADLTFLGIDQSYRLMNAAADFREDQPGTLTAEWAEVNAGGIHTRIGPLHAVTQWGRGTASLSDFTLRPDMKVNLFEARFTQLEGITLTLDGNAFGGTLNGQITFIGYRGLPGIDTTVTARNVSLAPLCELMNFAPAATGTLAEGGYAFRGIPERPFEARSSTRLLLKDLVWQGRSCDTLEAAASYENEVLRVKRFSIARQQSSLEGEGELTTTGGHFDAEKGDFLVNLRGRAEGGDLAEWLGAPREDAAGWVSMLGAVSRKAGVLDGSASIETGEASFRGLMVDRSRAEAVFRDGKATITSLEIQSGTDTIRGSGEVALQKPFAYSGTLRADLGEISPFLSLIPGSEASGIYSGGLTAQWDGSGSEAGHSGTFDIALRDLFTEKTASGLNGRFAGSYSPTALNLTACELSSGPLQLTAALSFTPEGLAVSGLKLVSGATPLAGGEMYLPVDYSSLVARKPLGDALIAGREVAANVATAGALSISDLGRLCGQALPTEGTVALNLKASGLPSALVVDGSLQGRDLAVRMEDHTSPRANFDATLRAANGKASLEGMLATPGFPSLTISAQTPFGFVRGADGKLVWANPDGTIAGNVSVPRTDVGALQPFFPPMRRLTGTLTGGLTLSGTLAKPKVEGMIALAGGSFQISTRAPIIGNLNGSMRFDSDSVAVERFTGDMAAGPFQVTGGVTFSDPKNLKYDIAFTGRKILLARDAGLRLRANLDIRARGDNSGGSVTGVVKLVDGRVYRKLEITPLLVPSPVNGPLWVPPVLAGLAPPPFAGWTVDIGISNETPFKIVGNIASGEIIPDLRIVGTLGNPVPSGRVTLKDTRAYLPFSTMQIPQGEITFTPASPWVPMLDIHATAQALDYTVQAYAYGPLDEKHLILRSEPPLPQESIVLLLTTGFAPGAYAGAGFGEAAAGQGGLLVLRTLLRQIDAKGFDVESLVNRLQISAVPPVDPYDRAGIRGRFEIWRGISVMSERDSYGYYNAGVTYQLRFR; this is encoded by the coding sequence ATGACCGGGGAGCCGTGTCCGCGCGTCCGGCTCTCGCGCTGGAGACGCCTTCTCGTCGCCCTGGCGATCATGGCGCTCCTTGCTTTCGTGTTTCACCCGCTGCTGCTCGGCGTCGCACTGCGGGAGGGCCTGCGTCATGTCATCGGGATGGCTTGGTGGAAGATCACGATCGGCGAGGTGCAGGTCGCGGCGGGGCGCCCGGTCGTGCTTACCGATGTCCATATTTATGCCGATGACCCGAAACGCTCCGGCACGGATGTCCGAGTGCAGCGGCTCCAGGTGGATTTCTCCAATCTCTGGAGCGTCTGGAAAGGAAGGCAGCGGCTCATCGGGCTGGCCGAGATTCAGGGCATCCAGGGGAGCTTTGACCTGAGGCCGACGGCGCTGCCGCCCCCTCCGCACATTCCGGATCTGACGACGGAGGAACTACGCCTCCAGGCCGAGACCATCCTGAAGTTCCTCCCGCACGAGGTGCGTCTTCGCCAGGCGGATCTGACCTTTCTCGGTATCGACCAATCCTACCGGCTGATGAATGCGGCGGCGGATTTTCGCGAAGACCAGCCGGGAACCCTCACGGCAGAGTGGGCGGAGGTGAATGCCGGCGGCATCCATACCCGGATCGGTCCGCTGCATGCGGTGACGCAGTGGGGGCGAGGCACGGCGTCGCTCTCCGACTTCACCCTGCGCCCGGACATGAAGGTGAATCTTTTCGAAGCGCGGTTCACCCAGCTCGAGGGCATCACGCTGACGCTGGATGGGAATGCCTTTGGCGGAACGTTGAACGGGCAGATCACCTTTATCGGCTATCGCGGGCTTCCGGGCATCGATACCACCGTGACAGCGCGGAATGTCTCCCTCGCACCTCTTTGCGAACTCATGAACTTCGCTCCCGCTGCGACAGGGACACTGGCCGAGGGTGGGTATGCATTCCGGGGGATCCCCGAGCGGCCCTTCGAGGCGCGTTCGTCGACCCGCCTGCTGCTGAAGGACCTCGTGTGGCAGGGACGCTCATGCGACACACTGGAAGCCGCGGCGTCCTATGAAAACGAGGTGCTGCGGGTGAAGCGCTTCTCCATCGCGCGGCAGCAAAGCTCGCTGGAAGGCGAGGGTGAACTGACCACGACCGGTGGCCACTTCGACGCGGAGAAGGGAGACTTCCTGGTGAATCTCCGAGGTCGTGCGGAAGGCGGCGACCTGGCGGAGTGGCTTGGAGCGCCGCGCGAGGATGCGGCGGGCTGGGTGTCGATGCTCGGAGCGGTGTCGCGAAAGGCGGGCGTCCTCGATGGTTCCGCCAGCATCGAGACGGGCGAGGCGTCGTTTCGCGGCCTGATGGTCGACCGCTCGCGGGCTGAGGCGGTTTTCCGGGATGGAAAGGCCACGATCACCTCGCTGGAGATCCAGAGCGGGACGGATACGATTCGCGGCTCGGGCGAGGTGGCGTTGCAAAAGCCCTTTGCGTACTCCGGCACACTGCGGGCGGACCTGGGAGAGATCAGCCCGTTTCTGTCGCTCATTCCGGGATCGGAGGCCTCGGGGATATATTCCGGCGGCCTCACGGCGCAATGGGATGGCAGCGGGAGCGAGGCCGGGCACTCGGGGACTTTTGACATCGCACTGCGCGATCTCTTCACGGAAAAGACCGCGAGCGGATTGAATGGGAGGTTCGCCGGATCGTACTCGCCGACGGCGCTGAACCTCACGGCTTGCGAGCTTTCCTCCGGCCCCTTGCAACTCACGGCAGCGCTTTCATTCACGCCGGAGGGACTCGCGGTTTCCGGGCTCAAGCTCGTCTCGGGGGCAACTCCATTGGCCGGTGGAGAAATGTACCTGCCGGTTGACTATTCCTCCCTCGTGGCCCGCAAGCCGTTGGGTGACGCCCTGATCGCCGGTCGGGAGGTGGCGGCCAATGTGGCAACGGCGGGCGCACTCAGCATTTCCGATCTCGGGCGGCTCTGCGGTCAGGCGCTTCCTACGGAGGGCACGGTGGCGCTGAACCTGAAAGCCTCCGGCCTGCCCTCCGCCTTGGTGGTGGATGGATCGCTGCAAGGCCGCGACCTCGCCGTGCGCATGGAGGATCACACCAGCCCCCGCGCGAATTTCGACGCCACCCTGCGCGCAGCCAATGGCAAGGCTTCACTCGAGGGAATGCTGGCAACCCCCGGCTTCCCGTCGCTCACCATTTCGGCGCAGACTCCCTTTGGTTTCGTGCGCGGAGCGGATGGCAAGCTGGTCTGGGCAAATCCTGACGGCACCATCGCGGGAAATGTCTCCGTGCCGCGCACGGATGTGGGCGCGTTGCAGCCATTCTTTCCCCCGATGCGGCGGCTGACTGGAACGCTGACGGGTGGATTGACTCTATCCGGGACGCTTGCGAAGCCCAAGGTGGAAGGCATGATCGCGCTAGCGGGCGGCAGCTTCCAGATTTCCACCCGTGCTCCGATCATCGGGAATCTCAATGGCTCCATGCGCTTCGACTCGGACAGTGTAGCCGTCGAGCGCTTCACGGGCGACATGGCGGCGGGTCCGTTTCAGGTCACGGGAGGCGTCACGTTTTCCGATCCGAAGAATCTGAAATACGACATCGCATTCACCGGGCGAAAGATCCTCCTGGCTCGCGATGCCGGTCTGCGGCTGCGCGCCAATCTCGATATCCGTGCCCGGGGTGACAACTCGGGCGGTTCCGTCACGGGAGTGGTGAAGCTCGTTGATGGGCGGGTGTACAGGAAGCTGGAGATCACGCCGCTGCTGGTGCCATCGCCGGTGAACGGCCCGCTCTGGGTTCCGCCGGTGCTGGCGGGGCTAGCCCCGCCCCCATTTGCCGGCTGGACGGTGGACATCGGGATTTCCAACGAAACGCCATTCAAGATCGTTGGCAACATCGCATCGGGGGAAATCATTCCCGACCTGCGCATCGTTGGCACGCTGGGAAATCCCGTGCCCTCCGGGCGTGTGACGCTGAAGGATACGCGCGCGTACCTTCCCTTCAGTACGATGCAGATCCCGCAGGGCGAGATAACCTTCACGCCCGCCAGCCCGTGGGTGCCGATGCTGGACATTCACGCCACGGCGCAGGCGCTGGATTACACGGTGCAGGCGTATGCCTACGGTCCGCTGGATGAAAAGCATCTCATCCTGCGCTCCGAGCCGCCGCTGCCACAGGAGTCGATCGTGCTTTTGCTGACGACAGGCTTCGCGCCGGGTGCGTATGCCGGGGCGGGATTCGGCGAGGCCGCGGCGGGGCAGGGGGGGCTGCTGGTATTGCGCACGCTGCTACGGCAGATCGATGCGAAGGGCTTCGATGTCGAGTCGCTGGTCAATCGCCTCCAGATCAGTGCGGTGCCGCCGGTCGATCCGTACGACCGCGCAGGCATCCGCGGGCGGTTCGAGATCTGGCGGGGGATTTCCGTGATGAGCGAACGGGACAGCTACGGCTATTACAATGCCGGCGTTACCTACCAGCTGAGGTTCCGATGA